From the genome of Scytonema hofmannii PCC 7110, one region includes:
- a CDS encoding type II toxin-antitoxin system HicB family antitoxin has product MKFNVTLDRDEDGVWIVECPSIPGCVSQGQTKEEAVENIKDAIAACLQVRAELGLPLTTDTVVKMGQKTPFLSVLKLDISYAQL; this is encoded by the coding sequence ATGAAATTCAATGTAACGCTTGACCGTGACGAAGATGGAGTTTGGATTGTAGAATGTCCCAGTATTCCTGGTTGTGTCAGTCAGGGACAGACAAAAGAAGAAGCTGTGGAAAATATCAAAGATGCGATCGCAGCTTGCTTACAAGTTCGTGCAGAACTTGGTTTACCACTTACTACCGATACAGTAGTTAAAATGGGGCAAAAAACCCCGTTTCTCTCTGTACTCAAGCTTGATATCTCCTATGCTCAACTCTAA
- a CDS encoding HlyD family efflux transporter periplasmic adaptor subunit, which yields MNNSIQFDQKPLTAPRILEPEVKVPIKTPKEDNKFARYVVLRQSPFWSRAILWGIVGVTSLVLIWANFAKIEEAIPTQGMLEPQGKVKEVQTPVSGVVKAVFVRDGQRVRRGDLLLRLDATALQAQLISLIKIRTALIQENQFYRVQLTGKNPSLEKSQLFQQVKLPFELASLTQSRTALIAENRLYRSQLNGTEQSITFSPEEEARLEFSKAELETRIASDQFETEQLQKRFSENQVQLASAQDIQQVNQTILNNIEPLVEEGAIARLQYLRQQEQFRTRQADVQQLTQEQARLRYAIAQSREKLRNTIVAAKKDLLTKMADNNKQIAQIDSELNKAILENEKRVSEIESQISQTKLNLQYQELRAPADGIVFDLQARNPGFVTNTSQAVLKIVPSEDLTAKVYITNQDIGFIKQGMKVDVRVDSFPFSEFGDIKGEIVWIGSDALPPDQIRPYYSFPAKIRLESQSLTIKNRDVAIQSGMSISANIKVRDRTVMSIFTDLFAKQIDSIKSIR from the coding sequence ATGAACAATTCCATTCAATTCGATCAAAAACCACTGACAGCACCAAGGATACTTGAACCTGAAGTTAAAGTACCTATAAAAACGCCTAAGGAAGATAACAAATTTGCTCGCTATGTTGTTTTACGACAGTCACCTTTTTGGTCACGAGCAATCCTTTGGGGTATTGTAGGAGTGACTTCCTTAGTATTAATTTGGGCTAACTTTGCCAAAATCGAGGAAGCTATTCCTACTCAAGGAATGCTAGAACCTCAAGGAAAAGTAAAAGAAGTACAAACCCCTGTCTCTGGAGTTGTCAAAGCTGTCTTTGTTAGGGATGGGCAAAGAGTACGCCGTGGTGACTTGCTTTTAAGACTAGATGCAACAGCACTGCAAGCTCAGTTAATCTCTCTAATAAAAATTCGCACTGCATTAATTCAAGAGAATCAGTTTTACCGTGTCCAACTTACTGGGAAAAATCCTTCCTTAGAGAAGTCACAATTATTTCAACAAGTCAAATTACCCTTTGAGTTGGCTTCTCTAACTCAAAGCCGTACAGCGTTAATAGCAGAAAATCGGCTTTACCGCAGTCAACTGAATGGGACAGAGCAAAGCATTACATTTTCCCCAGAGGAAGAAGCTCGTTTGGAGTTTAGCAAAGCAGAATTAGAGACTCGAATTGCATCTGACCAATTTGAAACCGAACAATTACAAAAACGATTCAGTGAAAACCAAGTTCAGTTAGCTTCTGCTCAAGATATTCAACAAGTCAATCAAACTATTCTCAACAATATTGAGCCTCTAGTTGAAGAAGGGGCTATTGCTCGCCTACAATATCTCAGACAGCAAGAGCAATTCCGCACTCGCCAAGCTGATGTCCAACAGCTAACACAAGAGCAAGCACGTTTGCGGTATGCCATTGCTCAATCCAGAGAAAAACTCCGGAATACCATTGTTGCGGCTAAAAAGGATTTGCTCACTAAAATGGCTGATAATAACAAACAAATAGCTCAAATCGATAGCGAATTGAATAAAGCTATTTTGGAAAATGAGAAGCGAGTTAGTGAAATAGAAAGTCAAATTAGTCAAACAAAATTGAATTTACAATATCAAGAACTTCGTGCTCCAGCCGATGGAATTGTTTTTGATTTACAAGCTCGCAATCCTGGTTTTGTGACCAATACCAGTCAAGCAGTTCTCAAAATTGTTCCAAGTGAAGATCTGACGGCTAAGGTTTATATCACTAATCAAGATATTGGTTTTATTAAACAGGGTATGAAAGTAGATGTTAGGGTAGACTCTTTTCCCTTTAGTGAATTTGGTGATATTAAAGGTGAAATTGTTTGGATTGGTTCTGATGCTCTACCACCTGACCAAATCCGTCCTTATTATAGTTTTCCTGCGAAAATCCGCTTAGAAAGTCAATCTCTGACTATTAAGAATCGAGATGTAGCAATTCAATCAGGAATGTCAATCAGTGCAAATATTAAGGTACGCGATCGCACAGTCATGAGCATTTTTACTGATTTGTTTGCCAAGCAAATTGATAGCATCAAATCAATCAGATAA
- a CDS encoding peptidase domain-containing ABC transporter: MTYTQQASIQNFLTELSPFNLLPAQELVKLLPKLQLLRYGMGQAILVPNYISAYISIIYEGQARLLAQEPNTDVPITLQLFKPGAILGWLSLLRGIPCETVLASTETVCINLSATDFLSLIKNFPEFAQSFYTQCSAIEIFELLGTELSQRADSEPVLKSYNVSDIAELTFKILPDAVALTLTHTNYPKAELDSRLTWFVSSQGVANFSLGSRLPPNIEPRRLEVQSSIAVRLIGLPFKKDEVESIKDENFHPSTLHPSEDIPHAPESPPKLEVATVFGRSRSPSYPYIQGRGPRDATLACFQMLSQYWSIPFRRDAIAKVLDNQIQRTQTLSLQLCGAIAELIGLNAQLLNIPAVAISKLQTPAMIRWQDSFAILYEIGEQKLVLAVPEVGIVPQKLPNFIENWGEEGQVLLLKPTKYTPKQKFSLSWFIPSLIQYRKVLFEVLIASFFVQIFTLANPLIIQLIIDKVIIQNSFNTLNVLGILLLILAIFEGLLTSLRTYLFVDTTSRIDLTLGSEVIDHLLRLPLRYFERRPVGELATRAQELENIRSFLTGTALTVVLDAVFSVIYIVVMAIYSWVLTLVALATVPLFAFLTMVVSPIVRRQLRSKAERNAEAQSYLVEVLSGIQTVKAQNIELRSRWQWQEHYANYVDAGFKTVVTSTGANVTSNFLNQVSALLVMWVGAALVLQGQLTLGQLIAFRIIAGYVTSPLLRLTQLWQNFQETALSLERLGDILDSPAEVTELDRQNIPMPSIQGNVKFENVCFRFNPNSPLQLKNINLHFQPGLLIGIVGQSGSGKSTLTKLLPRLYEPESGRILIDGYDITKVELYSLRRQIGMVLQDSLLFDGTVQENIALTQPDATPEEIIEAAKIAAAHDFIMSLPNGYNTRVGEKGSALSGGQRQRIAIARVVLQNPRLLILDEATSALDYQSERQVCLNLAETFRGSGSPSSEARTVFFITHRLSTVKNADVILLLDQGTVVEQGTHEELMAQKGRYYCLYQQQELVVSG; the protein is encoded by the coding sequence ATGACTTATACTCAACAAGCCTCTATTCAAAATTTTTTAACTGAATTATCTCCTTTCAACCTACTACCAGCACAAGAACTTGTAAAATTACTTCCCAAGTTGCAGCTTTTGCGTTATGGCATGGGTCAGGCAATCTTAGTGCCAAATTATATATCAGCTTATATTTCGATTATCTATGAAGGACAAGCACGCTTGCTCGCCCAAGAGCCAAATACTGATGTACCTATCACCCTGCAACTTTTTAAACCAGGAGCAATTTTGGGGTGGCTGAGTTTGCTACGAGGAATTCCTTGTGAAACAGTCCTTGCATCTACAGAAACAGTTTGCATTAATTTATCTGCTACAGATTTTTTAAGCTTAATCAAAAATTTTCCTGAATTTGCCCAAAGTTTTTATACTCAATGCAGTGCTATTGAAATTTTTGAATTGCTGGGTACCGAACTGTCGCAAAGAGCAGATAGCGAGCCTGTCCTGAAATCCTATAATGTTTCAGATATTGCAGAGCTTACTTTTAAGATATTACCAGACGCTGTCGCTCTTACTCTCACTCATACCAATTATCCTAAGGCAGAGTTAGACTCTCGACTGACCTGGTTTGTTAGTAGTCAGGGAGTTGCAAATTTTTCTCTAGGAAGCCGACTACCACCAAATATAGAGCCAAGGCGTTTAGAGGTACAAAGTTCTATTGCTGTCCGTTTGATTGGTTTGCCATTTAAAAAAGATGAAGTAGAAAGTATCAAAGATGAAAATTTTCATCCTTCTACACTTCATCCTTCCGAAGACATTCCCCATGCGCCGGAAAGCCCTCCCAAACTAGAAGTCGCAACAGTTTTTGGGCGATCGCGATCGCCTAGTTATCCTTACATACAAGGTAGAGGACCAAGAGATGCTACTTTAGCTTGCTTCCAAATGCTGAGTCAGTACTGGAGTATTCCCTTTCGCCGGGATGCGATCGCAAAAGTACTGGACAATCAAATTCAACGCACTCAAACCTTGTCATTACAACTTTGTGGTGCGATCGCTGAATTAATAGGGTTAAATGCCCAACTTCTCAACATACCAGCCGTCGCGATTTCTAAACTGCAAACCCCTGCGATGATTCGGTGGCAAGATAGTTTCGCCATCCTTTATGAAATCGGCGAACAAAAGCTAGTCTTGGCAGTACCAGAAGTCGGTATAGTTCCACAGAAGTTACCCAATTTCATTGAAAATTGGGGTGAAGAAGGTCAAGTCTTGCTACTCAAACCAACCAAATACACGCCCAAGCAAAAGTTTAGCTTAAGTTGGTTTATTCCTTCCCTCATTCAATACCGTAAAGTTCTCTTTGAAGTTTTAATTGCTTCCTTTTTTGTTCAAATTTTCACTTTAGCTAATCCCTTAATTATTCAGCTAATTATTGACAAAGTCATTATTCAAAATAGCTTTAATACATTAAATGTACTGGGTATTTTATTATTAATTTTGGCTATTTTTGAAGGACTTCTCACAAGTCTCCGCACTTATTTATTTGTCGATACGACCAGTCGAATCGATCTCACCTTAGGTTCAGAAGTTATCGATCATCTGCTGCGGTTACCTTTACGCTATTTTGAACGTAGACCTGTAGGAGAACTGGCTACCCGCGCCCAAGAACTGGAAAATATTCGCTCCTTTCTAACAGGAACTGCTTTAACGGTGGTGCTAGATGCCGTATTTTCCGTTATCTACATTGTGGTAATGGCAATCTACAGTTGGGTCTTAACTCTTGTTGCTTTAGCAACTGTACCGTTATTTGCTTTCCTAACAATGGTGGTTTCTCCGATTGTGCGAAGGCAGTTACGAAGTAAAGCCGAACGTAATGCCGAAGCTCAATCTTACTTAGTAGAAGTTCTTTCAGGGATTCAAACAGTAAAAGCGCAAAATATAGAATTGCGTTCCCGTTGGCAGTGGCAAGAACACTATGCTAATTATGTAGATGCTGGCTTCAAAACTGTTGTCACTTCTACTGGTGCTAACGTTACGAGTAATTTTCTTAACCAAGTTTCCGCACTATTAGTGATGTGGGTAGGAGCAGCCTTAGTTCTGCAAGGACAACTTACCTTAGGACAACTTATTGCCTTTCGGATTATCGCTGGTTACGTTACATCTCCCTTGCTGCGTTTGACGCAACTGTGGCAGAACTTTCAAGAAACAGCACTCTCTCTAGAACGCCTTGGCGATATTTTAGATAGCCCCGCAGAAGTGACAGAATTAGACCGTCAAAACATTCCCATGCCCAGCATTCAAGGGAATGTTAAATTTGAGAACGTTTGTTTTCGTTTTAACCCCAATAGTCCACTGCAACTGAAGAATATTAACCTGCATTTTCAACCCGGACTATTAATTGGCATTGTGGGGCAAAGTGGTTCTGGCAAAAGTACTTTAACAAAGCTGCTGCCACGACTTTACGAGCCAGAGTCTGGCAGAATTTTAATTGATGGTTATGATATCACCAAAGTTGAACTTTATTCCCTACGCCGTCAAATTGGCATGGTGCTGCAAGACTCGCTCTTATTTGATGGCACAGTGCAAGAGAACATTGCACTCACTCAACCAGATGCGACACCTGAGGAAATTATAGAAGCAGCCAAGATTGCAGCAGCCCATGACTTCATTATGTCTCTGCCCAATGGTTACAACACCAGAGTTGGCGAGAAAGGTTCAGCCCTCTCAGGAGGACAGAGACAGCGCATTGCCATTGCTCGCGTAGTTCTACAAAATCCTCGCTTGTTGATTCTAGATGAAGCCACTAGTGCTTTAGATTACCAATCAGAACGGCAAGTTTGTCTTAATCTTGCAGAGACATTTCGCGGTAGCGGATCTCCTTCTTCGGAAGCTCGCACGGTCTTTTTTATTACCCATCGTTTAAGTACTGTGAAGAACGCTGATGTCATTTTGTTATTAGACCAAGGAACCGTTGTAGAACAAGGAACCCACGAAGAACTTATGGCGCAAAAAGGTCGTTACTACTGCCTTTATCAACAACAAGAGTTAGTGGTTAGTGGTTAG
- a CDS encoding peptidylprolyl isomerase, which yields MTDVLQIGNRKIAASELFSLLGSYLMLPQFRRELIIDEAIAPIECTPEEIAQARQQFCVENQFTSKADIQVWMAYYGLALNQLEMIVTRKLKIEKFKQATWGNKLESYFFQYKTKLDKVIYSLLRTQDGGVSQELFFRILAKEQSFAELAREYSQGPEAQTDGVVGSVELSTLHPTMVQMLSSSQPGKLLPPTRIGEWFVIVRLEKYIPAQLDESMRSRLLNELYENWLREQLQKLISEGNKEIREMGMMGR from the coding sequence CTGATGCTACCGCAGTTTCGGCGGGAACTGATTATCGATGAGGCTATTGCACCAATAGAGTGTACGCCTGAAGAAATAGCACAAGCCCGACAACAATTTTGTGTTGAAAATCAGTTCACAAGCAAAGCTGACATACAGGTATGGATGGCATACTACGGTTTAGCTTTAAATCAACTAGAAATGATTGTGACTCGTAAACTAAAAATTGAAAAGTTTAAACAAGCGACTTGGGGAAATAAATTGGAATCCTACTTTTTCCAGTACAAGACAAAGCTGGATAAAGTGATTTACTCTCTACTACGAACTCAGGATGGGGGAGTGAGTCAAGAACTTTTCTTCCGCATTTTGGCAAAAGAACAATCTTTTGCTGAACTAGCACGAGAATATTCACAAGGACCGGAAGCTCAAACGGATGGAGTGGTTGGTTCTGTAGAACTGTCCACCTTACACCCAACAATGGTACAAATGCTTTCTAGCAGTCAACCGGGAAAACTACTACCACCGACTCGGATTGGCGAATGGTTTGTGATTGTGCGCCTAGAAAAATATATTCCCGCACAGTTAGATGAATCCATGAGATCGCGCTTGTTAAATGAACTCTATGAAAACTGGCTGAGAGAACAACTTCAAAAACTGATAAGTGAAGGAAACAAGGAAATAAGGGAGATGGGGATGATGGGGAGATGA